The DNA sequence TATCCTTCATTATTCTTTCAAGAACCTCAAGTCCGGTCATTCCCGGCATTTCAATATCGAGTGTTACAACATCCGGTTTTAATTCTCGAATATACTTGAGGGCGTCTTCCCCGTTATTCGCCGTAGCCACAATTTCAAAGCTTGACTCTTCCCGAAGCATCATCTCAATTGCTTTTCTCATAAAAGCCGAGTCATCCACGACTATAATTTTTGTTTTTCGAATCAATCATTCCCCGCTATTCCAACTTGTCAGTATTAAATTATTTTTCATTGTTCTAAGACCATTTCTTCTTTATCTAATTTTTCATCACTTTCCTGTTCACTATAATCTTCGGGGATCTCTCCTTCGTATTTTTCATCTGAGAAATCCTCTGCATCCTCATCATCAGATATTTCTTTCTCTTCAACATTCTCATTTTCGTTACTTTGCAAGTCTGTTTCATCGGTTATTTCTTCAGTGTTACTCTTCTCTTTTGCGAGTTTTCTTCTGATTTCTTTTGGTGATATTCCTTTTGTTTTTGCAGCGAGATCGAATAAATCTCTTATCTCAAGAATCATTCTTACTCTTCCATCACCCATGATAGTTGCTCCTGATACTCCGGGTGTCTGACCAAGTTCTTCACCGAGTGATTTTATTACGACCTCCTCCTGCCCAAGCATCTTACTGACTACTAAACCAAGTTTGTGTTCCGCCATTCCCACTACCACAACATAAACAAATGACTCTTCCTCATTGTTTATTTTGGGGATTCCGAACAGAGCATCTAACCTAACCAGCGGCAAAATTGAGTCGCGCAACCTAATCGCTTCCCTTTGATTCATATACGATATATCCTCGACGTTAACCCGTGAAGTTTCCAATACCGCACTTAACGGAATGACATAAACTTCTTCATTTACTTCCACTAACAGCCCTTGAATTATCGCAAGTGTCAGCGGCAATTTAATTACAATTTTCGTTCCTTCTCCCAGTACTGATTGTATATCTATCATACCGTTGAGCTTGGCTATGTTAGTTTTTACCACATCCATTCCAACGCCTCTTCCTGAAACATTGGTCACTTTTTCCGCCGTGCTGAATCCGGGAGCGAATATGATATTAAAAGCCTCTTTTTCCGTCATTCTTTCCGCTTCTGCTTTAGTGATAACACCTTTTTTTACAGCTGCTGCTTTGAGTTTATTAGCGTCAAGACCGTTACCATCATCTTCGATCCCGATAATTATATTATTCCCCTCTTGGGTAGCGTATAGTTTTACTTTCCCAACTTCGTCTTTTCCGGCGGCTATTCTTTTTTCCGGCGTTTCAATCCCATGATCAACCGCATTTCTAATGAGATGAACCAACGGATCGTTTATTTCTTCGATCAATGATTTATCAAGTTCTGTTTCTGCGCCTTCAATGGTAAGCTCAATTTTCTTATTAAAATCTCGTGAAAGATCCCGAACTATGCGCGAGAATTTATTAAATACCTTTCCTATCGGGAGCATTCGTGTTTGCATAACCGAGAATTGTAATTCCGTTGTCAGATAGCTAATATGACCGGCAGTAGAAGTTAGCTCCTCCATATACTCCGAATCTTCCGCTTCTTTATCTAACTTATTAGTGATCTGCATCAGTGAATTACGTCTCAAAACTAATTCACTCACTAAATTCATTAAAGAATCTAATCTTTCTACATCCACTCGTATTGTAGCATCGACAACCGATTTTGACGAGTTTTTCTTTACAATATCTTTATTCTTTTTTTGCTCTGTAGATTTTGAAACTCCTTTATTCTCATTTGATTGGTTATCCGGCGATGAATCTCCCCGGAAAGCCATTAATTGAGTAACAAGTGGGACAATATCTCTGTCAACCAACTCTTTATTTCTTACGTCATCCATCAATACTTTCAGGAAATCCACAGCATCCAGTAGTACGTCCATTATCTCGCTATTAACGGTAAGGACTTTTTTCCTCAAATCATTGAGAACATCTTCCGCATTATGGCTAAGCTTGGTAATTAGGTCCAAACCGAGGAACGAAGATGTTCCTTTAATTGTGTGCAGTCCTCGGAATATGGAATTTAGGGTCTCTTCATCATCAGGATTATGTTCGAGTTCTATCAAATCCTGATCCACAGTCTCTAATATTTCCTCAGTTTCAATGGTAAAACTATCGACTAATTCCTCCATTTCCTCACCAAACATATCAACTTCGAATTCGTCCTGTTCTTGATCAGCTTCAGCTGCAAGCTTAGCTGCTTTTGCATCTATTGCTGATTTTTCCTCCTTTGCCGAAACTTCAGATTCGTCTTTATTATTAGATGCTTCACCCATTTTTTTATAGGCTTCCTCCAAAATATTCACTACGGAGATATCAATATCCGAGATATCCTCGTCCCGAACTAAACACTCAGTAATTTGTTTTAATACATCTAATCCGGATAATAGAGGGTCGATTATATCCGTGCTAAGAGAGGTTTCACCTTTTCGAATCTTATTGAGAATGTCTTCCATTCTGTGTGCTACCGTTTGCAATTTTTCATTCCCGACCATCCCGGCGCCACCTTTTATGGTATGCACCGATCGGAATATTTCGTTTATGAGGTCGGAATCATTGGGCTTTGATTCAAGAATCACAAAGTTGTTGTCGAGCTCCTCTAATAGTTCCTTTGCTTCAATTAAGAACTCTTTTAACATTTCTTGTTCCAAAGATAAAGACATATATTAATAACTCCTTACTTGTTTTTAATTCAAAAATTTTGAGACTTCATACTGCAATTTTTTTGCGTCAAATGGCTTTTCCATATATAAATCAGCTCCCGCAGAAAAACCCTTTTGTTTATCATCTTCATCCGATTCCGAGGATAGAATTATTATCGGTGTATCTTTATACTGATTTATTTCTCTTATGCTTGATATGAGTTCGTAGCCATCTAAATGGGGCATATTTAAGTCGGTTATAACTAAATCAAATTTTTCCGTGGTTAGTTTTTCCAATGCCTCCATCCCATCCGATGCCATAACCACTTCGATTCCCATCGATTTTAATGCGAATGCGACAAATTTTCTTATTGTGGATGAATCATCTGCTATAAGTGCGATTTTACTCATTTCTATCTCCATGTGCCAATCCAAACATTTTATTCCTCTTTTCTGTAAGCAAGCGCTTTTTCAAAATGAACTAATTTAAACGCATCGGTTATTCCGTGAAGAGATTCACTGTGTCCTATAAAAAGATATCCCCCCGGATTCAGTAAATCGTAAAATTTTCTTATTACTTTTTTCTTTGCTTCCACATCAAAATAGATTAAAACATTTCTGCAAAAGATTACGTCAAACTTCGCATTTAATGGAAATGCGTGGGCTTCGGATAAATTGACTATTTTGTGTATTATTGGTCTGCGTATTTCATCCTTAACTCGATGATCATGGCCCTCAGGAGTGAAATAATTTATAAGCTGTATTGATGTCAGATTCCTGATAGCATATTTTCCATAAACAGCTTTTTTTGCCTTATCCAAGATTTCTCTCGAAATATCTGTAGCCAAAATTTCGTAAGGAACTTTTATTCCCCTGATCGCTTCTTCTTTAAAAATTATTGAAAGAGTATAGGGCTCTTCGCCTGACGAACAGCCGGCAGACCAAATCTTTGCTCTTCCAGAAAAATTATTAACTAATTTTTTGTTCAAATAAGGTATGATTATTGATCTAAAAGCATTTAGCTGGGGCTCATTTCTAAAAAAATATGTCTCATTTGTGGTTATGGCGTCGAATAGATTGCTGAGCTCCTCCAATTTATTTGTACCATATTTGATCAGGTAAAGATACTCTTCACAGTCTTTTAAATTTAATTCTACAGTTCTTTTTGATATTCTATTTTCAAGTAGATATTTTTTATGGTCGGCAAAAAACATACCGCTCTTATCGTAAATATAATCTCTAATCTCAGTAAAGAGCTTATCACTTAAAGCGTTTATCGTTGGCGTTGTAGAGGTAGCAACGGAAGTTTCCAAATTATACCTCCGCTTGCTGTTTGAAGGAGCCTACCATCGACAGGAACTCGAATGATTTAATAACTTCAGATTCTAATTCGAATGTAAACCGCTCCAAGTCCATCTCCTCTAACTGAGGTCGTTCTTTTAATAAGATTTTCCAGGGTTCACTATTCTCCAATGTAATTTCAGATATAAATCCCCCAAACTTTACTCCTTCTATCTTACATAGCATATCCGCAAGACTCACTATCGCTACGAGTATCTTACCGTTTTGAGCTTTTAAAGGCGAATGGTGATATCGTATTGCATCCACAAGATTTAGAGGAAGATTCCATTTATTTGCCATCCATGCTCCTAATTCAGCATGGTCAACTCCCAATTCTCTCTTTTCAGCTTCATGTAATGAGATATTGTCTGAAATAGATAGTTTCCAAGCTCTCCCAAATTCTTCAGGGAAATATTGATCAAAGACAATTCTACCCATATCATGAAGCAGCCCCGCAGTAAACTCTTCACCTTCCATTTGGATAGATAATTTCGTAGAAATCGATCTTGCTATTTGACCGGTGCTTACCGAATGCTGCCAAAATCGTACTTTATCAAACAGTTTAGAATGGTTCACATGATCAAATGTTTTAAAAACCGAAAGCCCTATGACAATATTGCGAATTTCTCTTATCCCGAGCATAACGAGAGCCAGTTGAAGAGAAGAAACGCTTTGGTGCAATCCGTAAAACGCCGAATTCACGAATTTCAATACTTTAACAGCTAAAGATGGGTCCCGTCCGATTACGTTACTTATCTGTCTCATCGAAACAGTGGAATTATTTACAAGATTTACAACCTCCGATGCAGTTTCAGGAAAGGTCGGCAGCTGACCGATAGATTCGATCTTTTCTCGAATTGAGCTATCAAGAGTATTATTCATTTTCAAACTTTCCAATTATTTCGTTTAGAGTCTCCTTGACACCCTCATCCGTAATAAATTCCGAGCTGGTTAAGCTCTGTAATTCATCTTTAGCAGCCATAGACTCAAGCGCCTTAATAATGGCTATTTGTCTTAAGGGAGTATCTGATTCCATTTTTGAAAGGAGAGCTTTTATGCTGCCCTCTCCTCCAATTAATCCTATTGCTTCGGCAGCTCTGTAGCATACCCAATCATCTTCATCGTCAAGCACTTCGATGAGATGTTTTACTGATTTTACATCCTCCCAATTGTAAAATAAGCTAATCGCCGCCATTTTTATAAGAGTATTAGGTTCCTTTAAAGCGCTAATAGCCAACTCCACTGTCATATCGTTTTTCTTATTCATTAATGATTTCAATACAACCACTTTCAGTTCATTGCTGAGATTTGGGTAATATCCGAACGTGCCTCCGGCATAGTCATTTTTTACGGCTTGAACAATATAGTTCTCAACGAACTCAGCAACTTCTCTATTTCCCTCAACTGCGGAATTCAATTCTGTGATGTTTTCATCTGATAGAAGATCAATATTAGATTCGCTGTTTGTGCGGATAAGGATTCTCACTAATGACGTAATAGCAACTCCTTTTATATAACCATTACACTCCTTGATCAGCGTTTCTAATAAATTTAAATCCTTTTTCCCTCCTATCGAACCAAACGCTTCAGTGGATGCATATACTACAAGGGGATCTTCATCATGCAATCCTTCCTGAATTACTCTTGCTCCATCGGGATTCCCTATTTTACCTAATGTTTCAGCCACAGTTGCTCTAACATTCGGAATTCCTTTAAATGCTTCTTCCAATTTACTGAATGCTTCATCACCACCTATTTTTCCTAATGCCTCA is a window from the Candidatus Neomarinimicrobiota bacterium genome containing:
- a CDS encoding chemotaxis protein CheA, producing the protein MSLSLEQEMLKEFLIEAKELLEELDNNFVILESKPNDSDLINEIFRSVHTIKGGAGMVGNEKLQTVAHRMEDILNKIRKGETSLSTDIIDPLLSGLDVLKQITECLVRDEDISDIDISVVNILEEAYKKMGEASNNKDESEVSAKEEKSAIDAKAAKLAAEADQEQDEFEVDMFGEEMEELVDSFTIETEEILETVDQDLIELEHNPDDEETLNSIFRGLHTIKGTSSFLGLDLITKLSHNAEDVLNDLRKKVLTVNSEIMDVLLDAVDFLKVLMDDVRNKELVDRDIVPLVTQLMAFRGDSSPDNQSNENKGVSKSTEQKKNKDIVKKNSSKSVVDATIRVDVERLDSLMNLVSELVLRRNSLMQITNKLDKEAEDSEYMEELTSTAGHISYLTTELQFSVMQTRMLPIGKVFNKFSRIVRDLSRDFNKKIELTIEGAETELDKSLIEEINDPLVHLIRNAVDHGIETPEKRIAAGKDEVGKVKLYATQEGNNIIIGIEDDGNGLDANKLKAAAVKKGVITKAEAERMTEKEAFNIIFAPGFSTAEKVTNVSGRGVGMDVVKTNIAKLNGMIDIQSVLGEGTKIVIKLPLTLAIIQGLLVEVNEEVYVIPLSAVLETSRVNVEDISYMNQREAIRLRDSILPLVRLDALFGIPKINNEEESFVYVVVVGMAEHKLGLVVSKMLGQEEVVIKSLGEELGQTPGVSGATIMGDGRVRMILEIRDLFDLAAKTKGISPKEIRRKLAKEKSNTEEITDETDLQSNENENVEEKEISDDEDAEDFSDEKYEGEIPEDYSEQESDEKLDKEEMVLEQ
- a CDS encoding response regulator encodes the protein MSKIALIADDSSTIRKFVAFALKSMGIEVVMASDGMEALEKLTTEKFDLVITDLNMPHLDGYELISSIREINQYKDTPIIILSSESDEDDKQKGFSAGADLYMEKPFDAKKLQYEVSKFLN
- a CDS encoding protein-glutamate O-methyltransferase CheR, producing the protein METSVATSTTPTINALSDKLFTEIRDYIYDKSGMFFADHKKYLLENRISKRTVELNLKDCEEYLYLIKYGTNKLEELSNLFDAITTNETYFFRNEPQLNAFRSIIIPYLNKKLVNNFSGRAKIWSAGCSSGEEPYTLSIIFKEEAIRGIKVPYEILATDISREILDKAKKAVYGKYAIRNLTSIQLINYFTPEGHDHRVKDEIRRPIIHKIVNLSEAHAFPLNAKFDVIFCRNVLIYFDVEAKKKVIRKFYDLLNPGGYLFIGHSESLHGITDAFKLVHFEKALAYRKEE
- a CDS encoding HDOD domain-containing protein, whose translation is MNNTLDSSIREKIESIGQLPTFPETASEVVNLVNNSTVSMRQISNVIGRDPSLAVKVLKFVNSAFYGLHQSVSSLQLALVMLGIREIRNIVIGLSVFKTFDHVNHSKLFDKVRFWQHSVSTGQIARSISTKLSIQMEGEEFTAGLLHDMGRIVFDQYFPEEFGRAWKLSISDNISLHEAEKRELGVDHAELGAWMANKWNLPLNLVDAIRYHHSPLKAQNGKILVAIVSLADMLCKIEGVKFGGFISEITLENSEPWKILLKERPQLEEMDLERFTFELESEVIKSFEFLSMVGSFKQQAEV
- a CDS encoding HEAT repeat domain-containing protein; the encoded protein is MAQTMTTEITVLEEIKGKVKNTDVSVRREAADDLVYVETQDAEELLFELILDENKGVREAAGEALLRRGNQSGAARLVKNFANPRIEVRNQAMLLLTEMGEPVLEHVIPALNDSDRDVRKFAADVLGDVRSPAAVLSLIKAIDDEDSNVGFSAVEALGKIGGDEAFSKLEEAFKGIPNVRATVAETLGKIGNPDGARVIQEGLHDEDPLVVYASTEAFGSIGGKKDLNLLETLIKECNGYIKGVAITSLVRILIRTNSESNIDLLSDENITELNSAVEGNREVAEFVENYIVQAVKNDYAGGTFGYYPNLSNELKVVVLKSLMNKKNDMTVELAISALKEPNTLIKMAAISLFYNWEDVKSVKHLIEVLDDEDDWVCYRAAEAIGLIGGEGSIKALLSKMESDTPLRQIAIIKALESMAAKDELQSLTSSEFITDEGVKETLNEIIGKFENE